One Engystomops pustulosus chromosome 7, aEngPut4.maternal, whole genome shotgun sequence DNA window includes the following coding sequences:
- the F2 gene encoding prothrombin, producing the protein MLQISLQLSSSCGTAMRRPFFPSMPHRTNIICGLILASLMPLALGDNVFISNQEAMSVLKRSRRANTLFEELKQGNMERECMEEICNYEEAREIKESTDATNTFWRLYQSCNPEKKPARQALDLCMAGQCAEGNGQNYMGDISVTRSGRECQFWSSHFPHRTKVNPTTHPDRNLTENYCRNPDENPLGPWCYTKDPEKPREECSVPVCGKNEFTSEPIKPKGVKTVQKEEAPCVENRGLDYEGTLAVTVSGLPCLPWDSPLVQEHSRKDFRKDVVLKENYCRNPDNDDEGVWCYVSHSNTSFDYCRLNYCDSPLDEEPLPSQAGRTDSKDHQTFFDVKCFGQGEEVCGLRPLFEQKKIADKSEGELLASYIQGRIVKGEEAEQGSSPWQVMLFKRSPQELLCGASLLSDRWVLTAAHCIFYPPWDKNFTTDDILVRIGKHFRAKYERATEKILQLERIFVHPRYNWKENLDRDIALLQLKKPLTFTNYIHPVCLPTKEIVQKFLQAGYKGRVSGWGNLQETWSTGGPQLPSALQQINLPVVEQQTCKTSTNVKVTDNMFCAGYRPEDSKRGDACEGDSGGPFVMKDPISNRWYQMGIVSWGEGCDRDGKYGFFTHAHRLRKWIMKIIEQNC; encoded by the exons ATGCTCCAAATATCTCTTCAGTTGAGTTCCAGCTGCGGGACCGCCATGCGAAGGCCTTTCTTCCCCAGCATGCCGCACCGAACCAACATTATATGTGGATTAATTTTGGCCTCCCTGATGCCCCTGGCCCTGGGTGACAATG TGTTCATCAGTAACCAGGAGGCCATGTCTGTGCTCAAACGTTCTCGGAGAGCTAATACCTTATTCGAGGAGCTGAAGCAGGGGAACATGGAGCGAGAGTGTATGGAGGAGATATGTAACTACGAGGAAGCCAGGGAGATCAAGGAGTCAACCGATGCCACG AACACCTTCTGGCGCCTCTATCAAT CTTGTAATCCTGAAAAGAAGCCGGCAAGACAAGCCCTGGACCTGTGCATGGCAG GTCAATGTGCAGAAGGAAACGGACAGAATTACATGGGAGACATCAGCGTCACCAGGTCGGGCCGAGAATGTCAGTTCTGGTCCAGTCATTTCCCACATAGGACAAA GGTCAATCCTACCACTCATCCGGACCGCAACCTGACCGAAAACTACTGTCGAAACCCAGATGAAAACCCGTTGGGGCCCTGGTGTTATACCAAGGACCCTGAAAAACCTAGAGAGGAGTGTTCAGTGCCCGTATGCG GCAAAAATGAGTTCACCAGTGAGCCCATCAAGCCAAAAGGGGTCAAAACTGTCCAGAAAGAGGAAGCACCCTGCGTGGAGAACCGGGGCTTGGACTATGAGGGCACCCTGGCGGTCACAGTGTCAGGACTTCCATGTCTCCCCTGGGACTCCCCATTAGTACAGGAGCACAGCAGAAAAGACTTCAGGAAAGACGTCGTCCTGAAAGAGAATTACTGCAGGAACCCAGACAACGACGACGAGGGCGTGTGGTGCTACGTGTCCCACAGCAACACCTCCTTCGACTACTGCCGCTTAAATTATTGTG ATAGTCCTCTAGATGAAGAACCCCTTCCTAGCCAAGCGGGCCGGACCGATTCAAAGGATCATCAAACGTTCTTTGATGTGAAGTGCTTTGGccaaggagaagaag TGTGTGGATTGAGGCCTCTCTTTGAACAGAAGAAAATCGCTGATAAGAGCGAGGGCGAGCTGCTGGCGTCCTACATACAAGGCCGCATTGTGAAGGGAGAAGAAGCTGAACAAGGCAGTTCTCCATG GCAGGTGATGCTGTTTAAGAGGAGCCCGCAGGAGCTCTTATGTGGGGCCAGTCTCTTAAGTGACCGCTGGGTGCTGACTGCTGCCCATTGCATCTTCTATCCTCCATGGGATAAAAATTTCACCACAGACGATATCCTGGTCCGGATAGGAAAACATTTTCGTGCAAA GTATGAGAGGGCGACAGAGAAGATTCTACAGCTTGAAAGGATCTTTGTCCACCCCAGATACAACTGGAAGGAAAATCTTGACCGAGACATTGCACTCTTGCAGCTGAAGAAGCCCCTGACCTTCACCAACTACATCCACCCTGTGTGTCTTCCCACCAAGGAGATCGTTCAGAA GTTTCTGCAGGCTGGGTACAAAGGTCGTGTCTCTGGTTGGGGAAATCTTCAAGAAACATGGAGCACGGGAGGACCACAGTTACCATCGGCCCTGCAGCAGATAAACCTCCCGGTCGTTGAGCAGCAGACATGCAAGACCTCCACCAACGTTAAAGTAACAGATAACATGTTCTGTGCAG GTTACAGACCAGAAGACAGCAAGAGGGGAGACGCCTGTGAAGGAGATAGCGGAGGACCTTTTGTCATGAAG GATCCCATCAGCAATCGCTGGTACCAGATGGGTATAGTGTCTTGGGGTGAAGGATGCGACCGCGATGGAAAGTATGGCTTTTTTACACACGCGCACCGCTTGCGGAAATGGATTATGAAGATTATAGAGCAGAATTGCTAA